The sequence TAAATTTTTTAAAATTTTTAAGAAGAATATTAATTACTGCATAATATATGTTTTATGTCTAAAGCAAAAATATTGCTGCCGTTTTCATAAGTATACGTTATTTTAACTTTATGTTTGTCAAGTATATATTTAGTTACATATAGGCCAAGACCCATACCTTCTTTGTTTTTTAACGACGTTTCTTTTGAAAATGGTTCAAACATTTTATCTGTGTCAATTTGAGATTTTTCTCCTGAATTTAAAAAGAATATTTTNNNNNNNNNNTATACACTGACTGTTTTGTCAAAAGAAAATTTTATACCATTATCCAGTAAATTTTTTATGGCTATAGAAAAAAAATTAATATCAACTTTAATAGTATAATTTACATCCGGTTTATATTTAACTTTTTCGTCTTCCAGAAATAATAATTTTTTTGCTGACTCAAGAATTTGTGAAAATTTGTAGCATTTTGATGAATCTTCTATATTTTTTAATGCTATTTGTTCTATCGAAAGCAATTCATTTATAAGCACATCTAGCCTTTTAAAAATTTTTAAAAAATTTTGCTTTCTGTTTTCATCATTTAACAACTCACTAGCTATCATACCTTTTGCAATTGGTGTTTTTAGCTCGTGAGCTACATTGCGCAAAAACCACTGCCTTAATTCTGTGCTTTTTTTTAAATTAGATATAGCTTCTTGAAATTCTTTTGCAAGAAAACCTACCTCATCCTGTCTTTTTAAATCAAAATTTATATCTAGATTGCCTTTTTTAAATTCCTCAATTTTTTTTCTTAATACTTTTATAGGATATATGGACTTCAAAATACTTATATACAAAAATAAAATACTTACAATAAAAACTACCCATAAAATAAGTATGAAATCTGGAGCTGAAAATTTTTGTCCTTTTTTTAGCAAAAAGCTTTTGAAAGGTGTATGTATATATAAATAAGTATTGGATTTAAACTTAAGCAAAACCCAGTTTTGCCTTCCAGCAGGCATTTCTTTTTTTAACAACACTTTTGCATGTTTTAGTATGTGATTTATTTCTTCTGGATTTTCAATAATATTTATATTTTCTGATTGAGCATATGTATTTAAGTTTTTTGTTCGTACAAGCAACATGCTTTTTCGTATGAATTCAAAATCAGATTGTCTTTGGAGTGTTATGTAGACAAACAAAAAAAGTATAGTAGAAACAATAAATGTTAAGATAAAAATTAGATTTAATTTAAATAAAATAGAGTTTTTGTTCATTCTACAAATTTATAACCAAGACCCCTGATAGATTTTATATAGCGAGGTTCTTTAGGATCATCATTAATTTTTTTTCTTATGCGGCTAACTATAACGTCTACACTTCTATCTATGCTTTCATAATCCATGGTTTTTGTATTTTCTAAAATAAAGTCTCTGGTTAGGACACGGTTTTTGTTTTTTAAAAATAGTGCCAGTACTTCATATTCGGCTGAGGTCAGGTTTAATTTGTTGTTTTTATAAATTATTGTCATTTCATTTTCGTTAATTTGAAATTCACTTTTTTCATGTTTTGAGTTTTTAGGTTTTTTTACTCTTCTTAAAAGCGCCTGTATACGTGCAACAAGCTCACGTGGATTATATGGTTTGGCAAGATAATCATCTGCCGCTAATTCGAGAGCCAAAACTTTATCTGAGTAATCGTTGCGCGCAGAAGATATGATTATAGGTATATCAAGATTATTATTTATAATTTTTTTGCATACATCTATACCATCTAATTCCGGCAAACTCAGATCCAGGATCAAAAGATCAAATTTTGATTTTTCAAGCGCTTGCAATCCCTTAATTGGAGACTCATAGTTTGTAATTTTCATGTTAAATTGAGCTAAATATTCTTTTAATAGTTCTGCAAGCTCTGTATCATCTTCAATCATCAATATGTTAACCATAGTTTACACCAAATAAGTCTGGGTTTTACCCCAGACTTAATATAGCACAGTGTTTAAAAATTTTCTATTGAACTTTGGATTTTAAGTAATCTATTCTGTTTTGAAGCATTTGTTGTTTGCTTTCCATATTTTTTAGAGCAAATTGCATCCTTTGTTTTTGCAAGTCCACAAATTTCTGTCTTTGCTGTGGTGTTAAAATATTAAAAAAACGCTCCATATAATTTGCCCTGTTTTGTGCTCTTAATCTAGCATTATATTCAGATTCTTCAATAAATATTTTTTTATTGAAATTTCCAGATGCAATTGCATCATACATTGGCATTTTATAGTTTGACTGACTTTTTGTAAAGTTTTGTAATGCCTCTTGCCTTAATTGTTCAATTTGTTTAATTTGCTCTGGTGTTAAATTTAATTCTTTTTGCATGTATTGATATCCAAAACCACCTCTTGAGTTGCATTCAAAGCCTCTATGTATTCCAAAACTACCACCTGGCATGCCTCCAAAGCCACCAGCAAATCCTGCACTAACGCTTGTTCCAAACAATGTTGCCGCTAAAAGTGCACTTACAAATGTCTTTTTCATAAAAGACCTCCTTAACTTAAATTTTCTATTTTAAATACTATAAAAGCTTTGTAAATATAGTTTAAATCAATTGTAAATGTATTGTAAATGAAATATTGACTTTATGCATAATATAATTATACTTATATGGTTACAAATTTAGTAACTATTGGAGGAAGAATTGAAAATTTACGATCTTATAGTAATAGGGATGGGTCCAGCCGGCATGGCAGCATCTGCTATGGCAAGTGCTTTTGGCTTAAATGTTTTGGCAATAGAAGAAAATAAAGTAGGCGGAGAGTGCTTAAATTGTGGTTGTATACCAAGTAAAGCCTTATTAAAAACTGCCCAAGTAAATCAAATTTCACATAATTTGGAAAAATTTGGAATTATATCAAATATTTTTACAGATCCAAAAGAATCCCTTGATATAGTAAGACAAAAAATTAGCCGAATAAGTGGTAAAAAACTTATGCAGGCTTTTGAAAGGGTAGAGTTAATTATAAATAAAGGGAATGCAGAGTTTGTAGACACTCAATCTGTAAGAGTAGATGGAAATGTATATAAGGCAAAAAAAATATTTATAGCAACAGGCACAAAACCTTTTATACCAGATATAGAAGGATTAAATGAAATTGATGAATCATTTAAACTTACGAATATGAATTTGTTTACTCAAAAAAATATACCAGGAAGCCTTACAATTATAGGTGGAGGCGCAATTGGATGTGAGATGGCTCAAGGTTTTGCAAGGNNNNNNNNNNCGGAAATTATGAGATTTTTAAGAATGGATTAGAGAATGATGATGTTTTAAAGAAATATAATGATGTACGTTTGGTTATTGCGACAAAAAAAATAAAATTAAATGAATCTGATAGGGTTCTTGCTGCAGAGCATGATCCAAAAGTATACATTTGGAATGAGCAATTCTTTGATTACTATAAAGATTTAAAAAAGAAAATATTAATGTATTTAATAAAACGCCAATAAAGCGCGTTTATCAAAAAGATGATAAAGTGGTTGTTGAAGCCGATTCCAATTCATTTGAAAGCGATAAAATACTAATTGCAACAGGCAGAAAGCCCAACCTTGAAGAGTTAAAACTAGACATTGCAGGAATAAAATACAATAAAAAAGGCATAGTTGTGGATAAAGCTTTAAGAACGAATATAAAACATATATATGCAATTGGGGATTGCAATGGTATTTCTAATTTTTCGCATTCTGCGATGCATCAAGGCATGATTGCTCTAATTAATGCAATAAATCCATTACCATTTAAAATTCATTATGATAGGTATTTTGTGCCATGGTCTGTATTTACATCACCAGAAATAGCTAGCGTGGGTTTAACGCAAGAAGAAGCATTAAAAAAAGGTCTTGAGGTTGTCATTATAAAAAAAGATTACGCAAGTTATGGCAGGGCTATTGTAGATGGGGCAACAGAAGGCTTTATAAAAGTTATAGCCAACAAAAAAGGCAGAATTTTTGGTGCTACAATAGTAGGTGAAAACGCAAGCGAGATAATACACGAGTGGGTTTTGGCTATGCAATTTAAATTATCTATGTTTGATATTTTAATGACGCAGCACTCTTTTCCTACAATATCTATGTTGAATAAAATGGTTAGCGAAGATTGGATGATGGGTAAACTTCAACAAAGCAAAATAATAAAAAAAATTGCAGTTAAACTTTTTAGAGTGTAGTTTGTTTAGGTTTTAGATATTGGCAATTTTATAATTGCTTTAAATATATCTTTTGTTGTAGTAATGTCAATGTCGCCATTTAAAATACTGAGCGTTTTATAAACTAAATAAAGTCCAAGGCCCTTACCAAAGTGAAGTGTTTGTGAGCTAGCTTCAATTTCAGTTTCATATGTATTTTCAACTTTGATATGCAGATAGTTGCCAACAATGTGTGATTCGATTTGAAGGATACCGCCTTCAATATTGTATTTAATAGCATTGTCAATTAAATTTCTCAATAAAATATAGAATATATTCTGGTATGTATTAATTTTTACATCTTCAATATTAAGTTTAGGTTTTATGTTTTTAGAAGAAAGAGCGAAGCTTAATTCCTGTAAAATTGTATTTATGATGGTTTTTATATATATTTCGGACTCACCTTGTTTTTTTGTAACATCAAATTTTTTTATTTCCAGTATACCATTTAGTATATTTTTTATACGATCAATACTATTTTTAATACGCTCATCTTCGCTAATTAAGCTAATATATGCGAGTGGAGTAAGAACTTCATGGGCTACTGTGTCTAAAAATTCTTCAGTAGTTTTATATAAAGATAAAAGTGGTGTAGACCACTTTTGTGATAGGACATAACTGATTCTATGATAAAGCGCTACAATAAACAAAGATATTATTAATGCAATACCAAAAAAATAAGCAATATTTTTATAAATATCATTAAGCGAATATGCTGCAATAATTTGAATATGTCCAAGCGTGGCATCTTCAAAACCTGTTTTTCTAAAAGCAAGACCAGCAAATTGAAAATTTTTTTCTTTTGATTGTGTAATTTTTTCAATTAAATCTTTATTTATACTTACATTTGAACTCATTACTTTATTTTTATTGTCAATTATCAAATAAAAAATATCTTGAGGTTTGCTTTGATATATACCTGTTGTTTTAATTGAAAGCTCAATATTTTCAATTACCCTTTTTGCTAAATTTTCTCTGGTTTTTTGAAGGTCTAAGTATCTTTGATAAGACAAAATACAATCAAAAAAAACAAGCATTATGAAAACTAGCAATGTATGCAAAAGTATAATATTGTTAATGAATTTTTGTATGTATTTATTCATTCATCTATTTTATAGCCATATCCTTTGATGGTCTTAATTAAATCTTTGTCTGAAAGTTTTTTTCTAAGGCTATATATATGCGATTTGAGTGTTTCTATACTGCCATCTTCATTCCATATATAATCTATTAAGTTATCTGTTTTTACAACCTTATTTTTGTTGCGCACTAAATACTCAAGTAACATAAATTCTTTTTGGGTTAGATTTTCTATAGGCTTTGAATCCACATAAACCACGTGTTTTTGTGTGTCAATCTCTATATTTTTAACTTTTAGTATACCTTTTGGCATGTTCCTATTTGCAATAGCTTTTATTCGAGCAAGCAATTCTTCTTTGTAGAAAGGTTTTGTAATATAGTCGTCTATTTGAGCCTCAAAACCTTCTAATTTATCACTCAATGAGCTCTTTACGGTTAAAAAAATAGCTGGTGTAGATATAGTTTTTCTTAATTCTTTTAGAGTATATATGGAATCTTTATTTTTAATAGCTCTATCCATTATAAATAAATCATAAGTACGCGTTTTTGCAAATAAAGAAAAGTCGTCTAATTCAGTTATCCATTCTGTTTCAAAGCCATTTTGTTCAAGCAACTCTTTTAACGCTTTTCCAAGCGTTTTGTCATCTTCCAAAAGTAGGATTTTCATGTTTTTTTGCTTTTTGTATGTTTGATAAGCTTTTCATCATCAATATTGCACTCACTGATCTGTAATAGCAAGCTTCAAACTGATTTTGCGAGAGGCTTTCTTGAGCCTGAGATATATTTTGATCAACCAGATTTAATTGATTTTTATATTCTGGATTGCTGGCAAACTTAGTAACCAGTGGGCTTTTTCTCATTTCTTTGGCCGTGTGTAAGTAAGAAATACACATAGATTTATATGATGGCTCTACTTTTTTGAAATCTTTGCCAAAAACATTTGAAACAAATAATAGACTAAATAAAACTACAAAAAACTTTTTTGACCACATTGATTAACTTTTAATCCTACAATGTAAATTTAAGGTAAAATTTGTTTAAGTATATCTATTTGTTTGTTTTTGATGCTAATTATACCTTCATTTATAAGTTGTTTTTCAATTCTTGAGAATGTTTCTTTACTCATACCAAGAAGCAAAGCAAGCTCCTGTTTTGGTATATCAAGTACAACCGTATTTGATTTTTGTGTTTTTTTCAGGTAGTTTAGATAATTTATGAATTTTTCTTTTGCATTTTGTGTAGATAAACGCTCAATTATGTCGACAAGATAATTAATTCTTTGTGTAAACATAAGTATTATATTTAGTGATAACTCAGGGTGCAATTTTAAAATTGAAATGAGTTTGTCTTTATCAATACCTACCATTGTTGAATTAACAAGCATTTGTGCATTTACAGGGTATGTATCTTGCGTAAGCAAAATTTCAGCAAAAAATTCATTATTTCCAATAAAACGTATAACACATTCGTTGCCTTTTTCATCCAATCTATATAATTTAATTTTGCCATCAATGAGATAATAAATTATAGAACCTTTTTGACCCTGCCTAAATAGTATTTCACCTTTATATTTTTTTATAATAGAACATGTTTGTTCAAACAGATTTAATATTTGTGGATCATTTATTCCTAAAAATGATTTAAGTATTTGTTGTATTATTTTTTTATCCTTTTCTTTTTCGTACATGCTATGATAGAATAACTAATAGTTGCTTTTATGTCAACAGGTTATTGCTAAGATTGAACTTGCAAATACTAAAGCTTAGATTTATAATTAAAAAAGATGCTATAGGAAATTATTTTATCAAGGGGTATTTATGGAACAAAAGACTATTGGTTATTCCAGACAATATATTGATCAAAACGATATAAATGCAGTTGTTGAAGTTTTAAAAAGCGACTTTTTGACAACAGGTCCAAAAGTAGGCGAGTTTGAAGAAGCAATAAAAAAATATTTGAATGTAAAGCACGCAGTGTGCGTATCAAGCGGTACAGCTGGTTTACATATAGCAGCATTAAGTTTGCTTAATAAAGGTGATAAGGTTCTTACAACTCCAAACTCATTTTTAGCTACCTCAAATGCAATAGTTTACGCAGGCGCTATTCCCGTTTTTGTAGATATAGATTCTCATGCCAATATTGATCTAAACTTATGTGAAGATATATTAAAAAAAGACAATTCTATAAAGGCAATTTTTGCTGTGGATTTTGCCGGGAACATGGTTGATCCAAAAGGGTTAATGTATTTGAAAGAAAAATATGGTGTAAAAATATTAGAAGATTGTGCCCACTCGCTTGGTGCAACCTGGGAAAACTACAAAGCAGGTGATTGTAAATTTTGTGATGTTGCAACTTTATCCTTTCATCCAGTGAAAAGCATAACAAGTGCTGAAGGCGGTTGTATTGCAACCAACAATGATTCTATTGCAAAAAAAGCTCTAATGCTTAGAAACCATGGTATTGTAAGAGACAGGAATGAGTTTATTTATAAAGATGATGATAATCCTTTGTATTTTGAAATGCAGGATCTGGGTTTTAATTACAGGCTTAGCGATGTTCACAGCGCCCTTGGTTTGTCTCAACTAAAAAAAATAGATTTTTTTTTAGAAACCAGGAGAAAGCTTGCAAAAATCTACGATGAAGCTTTTATAAATACACCAATAAAACCATTGCATACAAATGCTGAAAGCTCTTATCATCTTTACGTTGTAAGAGTTAATTTTAAAACTCTAGGCAAAAATAGATCCTATATAATGAAATCACTAAAATCAAAAGGTATCTCTCTTCAAACGCATTATATGCCTATAAATGCTCAGCCATTCTACAAAAATATGGGCTATAATCCTCATTCTACGCCTAAAGCGCTTGAATACTATAGTCAGTGTTTATCGATTCCTTTGTTTGTAGGATTAACCACACAGGATCAAGAATTTGTTATTGATGCTTTGAAATCCGAAATTTTATCTTAGAATAATGTAGATTTTTCGATTAACACCTGATTTACGGCAACACGACCTTTTGGTGTCTTTTTTATATACCCGCATTGTAACAGGTATGGTTCTACAACTTCTTCAATTGTTTTTTTATCTTCACCTAAACTTGATGCAAGTGTTTCTATGCCTACAGGTCCTCCATTAAATACATTATTTATAATATCCAGATATTTTTTGTCCAGATAATCCAGACCGTTTTCATCAATATTTATAATTTCCAGCGCTTCCTGGGTTATATTTTTTGTAATTTTATCAATTTGTTTTACTTGTGCCAAATCTCTTACACGTCTTAAAATTTTATTTGCTATACGGGGCGTTGAGCGTGAGCGCTGAGCAATAATTTGTGCACTTTCATCATCAATTTTTATATTGAGAACAAAGCTTGAACGTTTAATAATGCTTACAAGTTCATCTAAACTGTAATAATCAAGCCTTAACACAAGCCCAAACCTATCTCTTAGCGGGTTTGTGAGCATTCCTATGCGTGTTGTAGCGCCAACGAAAGTAAATTTTGGAAGATCCAATCGAAGTGTTTTAGCACCAGGCCCCTGTCCGACGACAATATCTAATTTAAAATCTTCAAGGGCTGAATAAAGCATTTCTTCAATATTACGGTTAAGCCTGTGTATTTCATCCACAAAAAGCACATCTTTATCATCTAAACTTGTTAATATTGCAGCAATATCTCCGACTTTTTCTATAGAAGGACCGCTTATTGTTATTATATTTGAACCCATTTCTTTGGCTATTATATGTGCAAGCGTGGTTTTTCCTATGCCAGGAGGCCCATAGAGCAAACAATGCTCTATGGGTTCGTTGCGTTTTTTTGCTGCGGCTATTGCAAGTGATAAATTTTCAACTACATGTTTTTGACCAATGTAATCATTTAGCCTTTCTGGCCTTATAGACACATTAACTTCACTGTTTGCTTGAAAGCGTTTCATGTATGGATTTAGCTGCTTTTTTACCGGCACCAACAGCTAAAATAACTGTAGCTGCACCAGTTACTATATCACCGCCTGCCCAAACTTTTGGATGTGTAGTTTTACCGTTTTCATCAGCAACAAAATAGCCCCATTTATTTGTTTCAACACCTGTTGCGCTTCTTGCTACAATAGGATTTGCACTTTGACCAATTGCAACAATAACTGTATCTGCATCTATCACAAAATTTGAACCTTTAATTTCTTTTGGTCTTCTTCTACCTGATTCGTCTGGTTCGCCTAGCTCCATTCTAACACATTCTATGCCTACTACATTTCCATATTCATCACCCAATACTTTAACTGGGTTTGTTAACATTTCGAATTTTATACCTTCTTCTTCTGCATGTTCAATTTCTTCTGCTCGTGCTGGCATTTCTTTTCTGCTTCTTCTATAAACAATTATAGCTTCTTTTGCACCAAGTCTTTTGGCTGTTCTAACTGCATCCATAGCAACATTGCCACCACCAACCACAACTGCGCGTTCACCTACCCTTATCGGCGTTGCATAATTTGGAAATTCATATGCTTTCATTAGATTTGATCTTGTTAAAAACTCACTTGCAGAATAAACACCGTTTAAGTTTTCGCCGGGAATATTTAAAAACGACGGTGCTCCGGCGCCATTTGCCAAAAATACTGCATCGTATTCTTCTATTAATTCGTCAACTGATTTGGTTAAACCAATTACATAATTTAGGTTTATTTCTACGCCCAGTTCTTTTATTTGGTCTACTTCATAATCCACTATGGCTTTGGGTAACCTGAATTCAGGTATACCATACACAAGCACACCACCAGCTTTATGAAGTGCTTCATATATTGTAACATCATAGCCCAACTTTGCAAGGTCTGATGCGCATGCAAGACCAGCTGGGCCTGAGCCTACTATAGCTACTTTTTTATTAAGCTTTACAGAAGCTTTTTTAGCATCAGAATAATCGAGCTGTCTAGCCCAATCTGCTACATAACGCTCAAGTCTACCGATAGCAATAGGCTTGCCTTTTTTGTTCATTATGCATGCACCTTCGCATTGTTCTTCTTGTGGGCAAACCCTGCCACATACTGCTGGTAAAGCATTTGTTTTTTTAATTTCTAAAAATGCACCCTTTATATCTTCTTCTATTATTTTTTCAATAAACTCTGGTATTCTAACATCTGCAGGACATCCTGCTACACAGTATGGTGGTTTGCACTGCAAACATCTTTGAGCTTCCTCAATAGCTTCTTCTAAAGAATAGCCTAAAGGTACTTCAAGAAAATTATGTATTCTTTCTTCTGGTTCTTGAGCCCTCATTGGAACTCTATTTTTTTTAAGCTTTTCGGCGGGTTTTAGTTTTTCAGCCATTTGAAGCTTGCCTCCTTATTTTTTCTTCTAATAACATTAAAGCCTCCCTTTCTTGGTCGCAGTACTGCTTTTGTCTTAAAATCATTTCATCAAAGTTAACCAAACTACCTCTAAATTCAGGACCATCCACGCAAGCAAATTTTGTTTTTCCGCCTACGCTTACCCTGCATGCACCACACATGCCAGTGCCATCTACCATAATGGAGTTTAGTGAAACCCATATTTGCTTATTATGTTCATTTGCGACACGCGTGCACATTTTCATCATTATTGGTGGTCCAATTGCCCATATATCTTTTATGGCTTCAGATTCTTTTTTTAATATATCGTCCATAATGTTTGTTACAAAGCCTTTTTGGCCGTATGTGCCATCATCTGTAGCAATATGAAGTTCATTTGATGCTTCTTTCATCTTATCTTCCATTATGATCAGATCCTTTGTGAGTGCTCCTATAATAGATACCACGTAATTACCAAGTTCTTTTAGTTTTTTTGCAATTGGGTGTATTGGTGCTATACCTATCCCGCCACCAATAATTAATACTTTACCACCAAAATTTTCTACCTCAGATGGTATACCCAAAGGACCAACGAAAGCATATAAACTATCACCTTCGTTCATTAAAGAAAGCTCTAATGTGCTTGCTCCAACAACCTGATAAACAATTTGAACCCAGCCTTCTGTGGCGTTTGAATCTGCAATTGTTAAAGGGATTCTTTCGCCTTTTTGATTTGTAATCAGTATTATAAACTGACCAGGCTGGGCTGCTTTTGCAACAAATGGAGCTTCTATCCAGTTGGAATAGATTGTATCGCTCCATTTTTGCTTTTTTAAAATTTTGTACATCAAAAACCCTCCTTTATCTAAAATTTAAAATTTAAACTACCAACAATTGAAGACATATTAAAATCAATAGCACCATTTGTACAACTTTTATCAAATTCTACTATATAATTACTAGACCAATAATTTTTTGGCTTTAAATACAGCCAGGCGTTTAATGGACTATCTTTAGA is a genomic window of Desulfurella sp. containing:
- a CDS encoding sulfide/dihydroorotate dehydrogenase-like FAD/NAD-binding protein; the protein is MYKILKKQKWSDTIYSNWIEAPFVAKAAQPGQFIILITNQKGERIPLTIADSNATEGWVQIVYQVVGASTLELSLMNEGDSLYAFVGPLGIPSEVENFGGKVLIIGGGIGIAPIHPIAKKLKELGNYVVSIIGALTKDLIIMEDKMKEASNELHIATDDGTYGQKGFVTNIMDDILKKESEAIKDIWAIGPPIMMKMCTRVANEHNKQIWVSLNSIMVDGTGMCGACRVSVGGKTKFACVDGPEFRGSLVNFDEMILRQKQYCDQEREALMLLEEKIRRQASNG